The following proteins are encoded in a genomic region of Lachnospiraceae bacterium KM106-2:
- a CDS encoding cell division protein FtsH — protein MKIGFDNDKYLSMQSEHIRERISKFGNKLYLEFGGKLFDDYHASRVLPGFQPDSKLRMLLQLKEQAEIVIVIGADSIEQNKIRGDLGITYDLDVLRLIEMFEGCDLMVGSVVITKYAGQASADKFRERLTNLGIKSYLHFPIEGYPSNVANILSENGFGKNEYVETSRPLVVVTAPGPGSGKMATCLSQLYHENKRGIEAGYAKFETFPIWNLPLKHPVNLAYEAATADLNDINMIDPFHLEAYGEATVNYNRDVEIFPVLNGMFEKIMGESPYKSPTDMGVNMAGYCIIDDEVCKEASTQEIIRRYYQALADEKKGIGSKDVIYKLELLMKQAHITIENRQVIADAIKKSEETHGPAVAIELSGDKMVTGKTSPLLGSCAAALLNALKELAGIDHDVHLVSPMAIEPIQALKTKYLGSSNPRLHSDEILIALSASAATDENARRALEQLPKLRGCEAHSSVFLPSVDMNTLKKLGIHLTCEPVAEDKKYIHL, from the coding sequence GTGAAAATAGGATTCGATAATGATAAGTATTTGAGTATGCAATCTGAGCATATTAGAGAACGTATTTCTAAATTTGGCAACAAATTATATTTGGAATTCGGTGGAAAGCTGTTTGATGATTATCATGCATCAAGAGTACTACCAGGATTTCAGCCAGATAGTAAATTAAGAATGTTACTACAGCTAAAAGAACAAGCCGAAATTGTAATTGTAATTGGTGCAGATTCTATCGAGCAGAATAAAATTCGTGGTGATCTTGGAATTACTTATGATCTGGATGTGCTAAGATTGATCGAGATGTTTGAGGGCTGCGACCTTATGGTAGGCAGTGTTGTAATCACGAAATATGCAGGTCAGGCATCAGCAGATAAATTCCGTGAGCGTTTGACGAATCTAGGAATTAAATCCTATTTACATTTTCCAATCGAAGGATATCCAAGCAATGTAGCTAATATTTTAAGTGAAAATGGATTTGGAAAAAATGAATATGTTGAAACAAGCCGTCCATTAGTCGTTGTTACAGCGCCAGGACCAGGAAGCGGAAAGATGGCTACTTGTCTTTCACAGCTTTACCATGAAAATAAACGTGGAATTGAAGCAGGGTATGCGAAATTCGAGACATTCCCAATCTGGAATTTACCTTTAAAACATCCAGTGAATCTTGCATATGAAGCAGCTACTGCAGATTTAAATGATATTAATATGATCGATCCTTTCCATCTTGAAGCATATGGAGAAGCGACGGTAAACTATAACCGTGATGTGGAGATCTTCCCAGTATTAAACGGTATGTTTGAAAAAATCATGGGAGAAAGTCCATATAAGTCACCGACCGATATGGGTGTTAATATGGCAGGTTACTGCATCATTGATGATGAGGTGTGTAAAGAGGCATCTACACAAGAAATCATCCGTCGTTATTATCAGGCATTAGCTGATGAGAAAAAAGGAATTGGATCAAAAGATGTCATTTATAAATTAGAACTATTAATGAAACAGGCTCATATTACGATTGAAAACCGTCAGGTAATTGCTGATGCGATCAAGAAGAGTGAAGAGACTCACGGACCGGCAGTTGCAATTGAACTCTCTGGAGATAAAATGGTAACTGGAAAGACAAGTCCATTACTTGGATCGTGTGCAGCGGCTCTTTTGAATGCGTTAAAAGAGTTAGCAGGAATTGATCATGATGTCCATCTGGTATCACCAATGGCGATCGAACCAATTCAGGCATTAAAGACAAAATATCTTGGAAGCAGCAACCCAAGACTTCATTCAGATGAAATCTTAATCGCGTTATCAGCAAGTGCGGCAACAGATGAAAATGCCAGACGTGCCTTAGAACAGCTTCCAAAACTTAGAGGATGCGAAGCTCATTCCTCTGTATTCTTACCATCCGTTGATATGAATACGTTGAAGAAACTTGGTATTCACTTAACTTGTGAACCAGTTGCGGAAGATAAAAAGTATATTCATTTATAA